A genomic region of Synechococcus sp. NOUM97013 contains the following coding sequences:
- a CDS encoding glycosyltransferase family 2 protein: MTAGLDLSVVVPLYNEEESLPELVEQLLTALRPTGERFELVLVNDGSTDGTSDVLERISAEVPELVGVLLRKNYGQTAAMAAGFDVAQGQVIVSLDGDLQNDPADIPLLLNKLREGYDLVSGWRFDRQDAELQRKLPSRLANKLIGRVTGVRLHDYGCSLKAYDRDVLSDMRLYGELHRFLPALAFIEGARITEVKVNHRARQYGTSKYGIDRTFRVLMDLLTVWFMKRFLTRPMYVFGFGGLIAIATSLVASSYLLVIKLMGADIGNRPLLTMAVVLGLAGIQLFCFGLLAELLIRTYHESQGRPIYRIRATLRGGRAA, encoded by the coding sequence ATGACGGCTGGGCTGGACCTTTCGGTCGTGGTTCCCCTCTACAACGAGGAGGAAAGCCTGCCGGAGCTGGTGGAGCAGCTCCTGACAGCGCTTCGACCGACCGGTGAGCGCTTTGAGCTAGTGCTCGTCAACGACGGGTCGACCGATGGAACATCCGACGTGCTGGAGCGCATCAGTGCCGAGGTTCCCGAGCTGGTGGGCGTCTTGCTACGGAAGAACTACGGCCAAACCGCGGCCATGGCCGCTGGTTTCGATGTGGCCCAGGGGCAGGTGATCGTGAGTCTGGATGGTGACCTTCAAAACGATCCCGCCGACATTCCACTCCTGCTGAACAAGCTGCGTGAGGGCTACGACCTCGTAAGTGGCTGGCGCTTCGATCGCCAGGATGCGGAACTCCAACGCAAACTCCCTTCACGGCTGGCCAACAAACTGATCGGCCGCGTCACCGGCGTGCGGCTCCACGATTACGGCTGCTCGCTGAAGGCCTATGACCGTGACGTGCTCTCCGACATGCGCCTCTATGGGGAACTGCATCGTTTCCTCCCCGCACTGGCCTTCATCGAAGGGGCTCGCATCACCGAGGTGAAGGTGAATCACCGCGCCCGACAGTACGGAACCAGCAAATACGGCATTGACCGCACCTTCCGCGTGCTCATGGACCTGCTCACGGTGTGGTTTATGAAACGCTTCCTCACCCGGCCCATGTACGTGTTCGGATTCGGGGGACTGATTGCCATTGCCACCAGTCTTGTCGCCAGCTCGTACCTCCTGGTGATCAAGCTGATGGGAGCCGACATCGGCAACCGTCCTTTGCTGACGATGGCCGTGGTGCTGGGCTTGGCGGGCATCCAGTTGTTCTGCTTTGGCCTATTAGCGGAGCTCCTGATTCGCACTTATCACGAAAGCCAGGGGCGGCCGATCTACCGCATCCGCGCCACGTTGCGGGGCGGGCGAGCCGCCTGA
- a CDS encoding C40 family peptidase: MPTLGTPIAPDLIRAGSCWSLGRDLNGYAQNHGEGLATQAAAGRRCEVIEPLQPDAHNRMRVVLMEDGYPCWLSLSELDGQAVACSAWDPHLLSADAIQARLGDVLAWLDRASKRRNTYLWGGTIGPDLDCSGLVQTAFASAGIWLPRDAYQQERFCHPVAVSPEDPTQLQPGDLIFFGQPERCTHVGIHLGDGRYMHSSGRDHGRNGIGIDSLDPADGHPVASHYRAELRGAGRVTRCHDGSTLP; this comes from the coding sequence ATGCCGACCCTAGGCACCCCGATCGCACCGGACCTCATCCGCGCCGGCAGCTGCTGGAGTCTGGGTCGTGACCTCAATGGTTACGCCCAAAACCATGGAGAAGGCCTGGCCACCCAGGCAGCAGCAGGTCGGCGTTGCGAGGTGATCGAACCCTTACAGCCCGACGCACACAACCGGATGCGCGTGGTGCTGATGGAGGACGGATATCCCTGTTGGCTGTCCCTCAGCGAGCTGGATGGACAGGCCGTTGCCTGCTCTGCCTGGGACCCCCATCTGCTCAGCGCCGATGCCATCCAGGCTCGCCTTGGCGACGTTCTCGCCTGGCTGGACAGGGCCTCGAAGCGCCGCAACACCTATCTCTGGGGAGGGACGATCGGTCCTGATCTCGACTGTTCCGGCCTGGTTCAGACCGCATTTGCCAGCGCCGGGATCTGGCTTCCTCGTGATGCTTACCAACAGGAACGGTTCTGCCATCCGGTGGCTGTGAGCCCTGAGGATCCAACCCAGCTGCAACCGGGTGATCTGATTTTCTTCGGCCAGCCGGAGCGCTGCACCCATGTGGGGATCCATCTGGGAGATGGTCGATACATGCACAGCTCTGGCCGTGACCATGGCCGCAACGGCATTGGCATCGACAGCCTTGACCCTGCTGATGGTCATCCTGTGGCCAGCCACTACCGAGCGGAACTGCGCGGTGCGGGGCGGGTCACCCGCTGCCATGACGGGAGCACCTTGCCCTGA
- a CDS encoding HEAT repeat domain-containing protein yields the protein MNQLLAGGAALVLMAVLWALGRRPGKVLLRSTDAASVAAINRAQLGVVETVLTKADGTSPAEPGKVKIAAVQFEPPAGVSERIALERQLRQAMDQGDPLLRLDAIVTAGAWGHGNVLPLLRRGLRDADSRVVEAAAAAIARHRGATKLPAIQAARPPRNVARMR from the coding sequence ATGAATCAGCTCCTTGCAGGTGGTGCCGCACTCGTGCTGATGGCTGTGCTTTGGGCCCTGGGCCGTCGGCCTGGAAAAGTTCTGCTGCGCAGCACGGATGCAGCGTCCGTGGCGGCGATCAATCGGGCACAGCTGGGTGTGGTTGAAACCGTGCTGACCAAGGCGGACGGCACGTCCCCAGCCGAACCTGGCAAGGTCAAAATTGCAGCTGTTCAGTTCGAGCCTCCCGCCGGAGTCTCGGAGCGCATCGCTTTGGAACGTCAGTTGCGTCAGGCAATGGATCAAGGCGATCCCCTGCTCAGACTTGATGCCATCGTCACAGCCGGTGCCTGGGGGCATGGGAATGTCCTGCCGCTCTTGCGCCGTGGTTTGCGTGATGCGGACAGCCGTGTGGTCGAAGCCGCTGCGGCGGCGATTGCGCGACACCGTGGAGCCACCAAGTTGCCTGCAATTCAGGCGGCTCGCCCGCCCCGCAACGTGGCGCGGATGCGGTAG